The following are from one region of the Anabas testudineus chromosome 2, fAnaTes1.2, whole genome shotgun sequence genome:
- the LOC113164871 gene encoding collagen alpha-1(VIII) chain-like, which produces MVAVPLHCFYLLTSVLQLCFLRLAHGGAYYGHKQPPQQHQPLPQYNEGYPQQQFLGNDMPLMPLLSQIGKELPHLPLQKGKERPLTEGKGQTFPRGAKGPLPPIPGGEGLREGPQGIQGPQGPTGPPGPQGPPGLPGQAMPGLPGKPGPPGPQGYPGIGKPGIPGLPGKPGGPGLPGPKGDIGLSGGEGPTGLPGPAGLPGPPGLPGISKPGGQGLPGQPGPVGEPGQKGTPGSPGLPGPKGENGFGLPGLPGLKGPSGPPGPPGQVGLPGVSKAGLNGLPGHPGIPGKPGPPGEPGLSGSPGEKGQPGPPGQPGIGIPGNDGLRGQSGPMGGKGEPGPPGLPGGQGMPGYGKPGFPGPKGHKGHAGLPGLPGPKGDKGFGGLPGVIGPNGPSGMPGPPGPIGPPGSLGFPGQKGEDGAIGPRGNPGMKGDFGLPGLPGQVGRPGEGGQPGARGLQGPTGPKGEAGIRGLPGAPGSAGLPGPRGEGGQPGVNGHQGPQGIPGLSGPGGPIGPPGMPGQKGETGLPGKPGYPGEGKHGPPGHIGPQGNPGPSGPPGSPGPRGQPGPPGPPGPPAAFPELGQILPATGPFTGQKQGYKKPKNGGEIGGSALEMPAFTAKLTNPFPLVGSPIVFDKLLHNGNQNYNSQTGIFTCNVPGIYYFAYHVHCKGSNVWVALMKNNEPVMYTYDEYKKGLLDQASGSAVLPLRQGDSVHVQLPSDQAAGLYAGPYVHSTFSGYLLYPM; this is translated from the exons aTGGTGGCTGTACCTCTCCACTGCTTCTACCTGCTCACCAGTGTCCTCCAGCTGTGTTTTTTACGACTGGCTCACGGTGGAGCGTATTACGGACATAAACAGCCACCTCAGCAGCACCAGCCCCTGCCACAGTACAATGAAGGGTATCCACAGCAACAGTTTTTGGGGAATGATATGCCACTGATGCCGTTACTGTCTCAGATAGGAAAAGAGCTTCCTCATCTGCCTTTACAAAAGGGCAAAGAGAGACCGCTGACTGAGGGCAAAG GACAAACCTTTCCTAGAGGTGCCAAAGGTCCACTTCCTCCTATTCCTGGTGGAGAGGGTCTCCGAGAGGGGCCACAAGGAATTCAGGGTCCCCAAGGACCAACAGGACCCCCAGGACCACAAGGTCCACCCGGACTACCAGGCCAGGCGATGCCAGGGTTACCAGGAAAACCAGGGCCTCCTGGACCTCAAGGGTACCCAGGAATAGGAAAACCTGGCATACCAGGGTTGCCAGGAAAACCTGGAGGTCCTGGATTACCAGGACCAAAAGGGGACATTGGTCTAAGTGGTGGTGAAGGACCAACTGGGCTTCCAGGGCCTGCAGGTCTACCAGGTCCCCCTGGACTCCCTGGAATTTCCAAACCAGGAGGCCAGGGGCTGCCAGGACAGCCAGGTCCTGTGGGAGAGCCTGGCCAAAAAGGTACACCTGGGTCACCTGGTCTTCCAGGCCCCAAAGGAGAGAATGGATTTGGTCTACCTGGTTTGCCAGGTTTGAAAGGACCTAGTGGACCACCGGGTCCACCTGGCCAAGTGGGCCTACCTGGTGTTAGTAAAGCTGGTCTTAATGGTCTCCCTGGACATCCAGGGATACCAGGAAAGCCTGGTCCTCCTGGAGAGCCAGGGCTGTCAGGGTCACCTGGTGAAAAAGGTCAACCAGGACCACCAGGTCAGCCAGGAATTGGAATACCAGGGAATGATGGTTTGAGAGGACAATCAGGACCTATGGGAGGGAAAGGGGAACCAGGTCCTCCTGGTTTACCTGGGGGTCAAGGCATGCCAGGTTATGGCAAACCTGGGTTTCCAGGACCTAAGGGTCACAAGGGACATGCTGGTCTTCCTGGGTTACCAGGCCCAAAAGGTGATAAAGGTTTTGGTGGGCTTCCAGGTGTCATTGGTCCCAATGGTCCTAGTGGTATGCCTGGGCCACCAGGTCCAATAGGGCCTCCTGGTAGTCTTGGCTTCCCAGGGCAAAAGGGAGAGGATGGTGCTATAGGACCAAGAGGAAATCCAGGAATGAAAGGTGACTTTGGGCTTCCAGGTCTTCCAGGACAGGTAGGTAGGCCAGGAGAGGGTGGGCAACCAGGGGCAAGAGGCTTACAGGGGCCCACTGGCCCTAAAGGAGAAGCTGGTATTAGGGGTTTACCTGGTGCCCCTGGTTCTGCAGGATTACCTGGAccaagaggagagggaggacaACCTGGAGTAAATGGCCACCAGGGACCCCAGGGAATTCCAGGGCTATCTGGACCAGGAGGACCGATTGGACCTCCTGGGATGCCAGGGCAAAAAGGTGAAACAGGCCTGCCTGGTAAACCTGGATATCCTGGTGAGGGAAAGCATGGGCCCCCTGGTCATATTGGCCCACAAGGTAATCCTGGACCCAGTGGCCCGCCTGGATCTCCAGGACCACGTGGGCAACCAGGACCCCCAGGTCCTCCAGGGCCACCTGCGGCATTTCCTGAGCTCGGACAGATCCTTCCTGCAACCGGCCCATTTACTGGCCAAAAACAAGGTTACAAAAAGCCAAAGAATGGGGGGGAGATTGGTGGAAGTGCCCTGGAGATGCCTGCGTTCACAGCGAAACTCACAAACCCGTTCCCTCTTGTTGGGTCTCCCATTGTCTTTGACAAACTCCTGCACAACGGCAACCAGAACTACAATTCCCAAACTGGTATTTTCACCTGTAACGTACCTGGAATCTATTACTTTGCTTATCACGTCCACTGCAAAGGAAGTAATGTGTGGGTGGCACTGATGAAGAACAATGAGCCAGTGATGTACACTTACGACGAGTACAAAAAGGGCTTGCTGGATCAGGCTTCAGGAAGTGCTGTACTCCCACTGCGACAAGGAGACAGCGTGCACGTACAGCTGCCATCGGACCAGGCAGCAGGACTTTATGCTGGTCCGTATGTCCACTCCACCTTTTCCGGATACTTATTGTACCCAATGTAA